The Prinia subflava isolate CZ2003 ecotype Zambia chromosome 15, Cam_Psub_1.2, whole genome shotgun sequence genome contains a region encoding:
- the AP3B2 gene encoding AP-3 complex subunit beta-2 isoform X4, whose translation MAASPAYGEEKGGSSSLGEPEYGHDPASGGIFSSDYKRHDDLKEMLDSNKDSLKLEAMKRIVAMIARGKNASDLFPAVVKNVACKNIEVKKLVYVYLVRYAEEQQDLALLSISTFQRGLKDPNQLIRASALRVLSSIRVPIIVPIMMLAIKEAASDMSPYVRKTAAHAIPKLYSLDSDQKDQLIEVIEKLLADKTTLVAGSVVMAFEEVCPERIDLIHKNYRKLCNLLIDVEEWGQVVIINMLTRYARTQFLSPNQNESLLEENTEKAFYGSEEEDAKDAKAEAASLAKRKPYVMDPDHRLLLRNTKPLLQSRNAAVVMAVAQLYFHLAPKAEVGVIAKALVRLLRSHSEVQYVVLQNVATMSIKRRGMFEPYLKSFYIRSTDPTQIKILKLEVLTNLANETNISTILREFQTYIRSMDKDFVAATIQAIGRCATNIGKVRDTCLNGLVQLLSNRDELVVAESVVVIKKLLQMQPAQHSEIIKHMAKLTDNIQVPMARASILWLIGEYCEHVPKIAPDVLRKMAKSFTNEEDIVKLQVINLAAKLYLTNSKQSKLLTQYVLNLAKYDQNYDIRDRARFIRQLIVPTEKSGALNKYAKKLFLAQKPAPILESSFKDRDHFQLGSLSHLLNAKAVGYQELPDWPDEAPDPSVRNVEVPEWTKCTSREKRKEKVEKPFYSDSEGESGPTESADSEPESGSEENSSSSSSSGSSSSGTEEEEDEEEDSGEQSEDKEEEEEEKRPKRKDKEGSHKAVLGSAGSPSEEEEEEEGAKKAKKKAPPGRKGHAETSSEEASTSESSSSGSDSGSEAEAKQKKVPPRSKASTKEISLLDLDDFTPPPPQPIPSSSIISTSLVTDLEGLTLTDTSLTPTMLSPAFSAVKTYELLHRMAGEGLAVEYCFSRRPFPGDPHMVAVQIQISNNTDTEVKNLRVSEPKPLSGMRIQEFPEIVLWFQSAWRQGTQPAW comes from the exons ATGGCCGCCAGCCCGGCCTACGGCGAGGAGAAGGGcggctcctccagcctgggcGAGCCCGAGTACGGCCACGACCCCGCCAGCGGCGGCATCTTCTCCTCCGACTACAAGAG GCATGATGACCTCAAGGAGATGCTCGACAGCAACAAGGATTCACTCAAGCTGGAGGCCATGAAGAGGATTGTGGCG ATGATTGCCCGTGGTAAAAATGCCTCCGATCTCTTCCCAGCTGTGGTGAAAAATGTTGCCTGCAAGAACATTGAG GTGAAGAAGCTGGTGTACGTCTACCTGGTGCGCtatgcagaggagcagcaggatctgGCCCTGCTCTCCATCTCCACCTTCCAGCGAGGACTCAAG GACCCCAACCAGCTGATCCGTGCCAGCGCCCTGCGGGTCCTGTCCAGCATCCGCGTGCCCATAATCGTGCCCATCATGATGTTGGCCATCAAGGAGGCCGCCTCAGACATGTCCCCGTACGTGCGCAAGACAGCCGCCCATGCCATCCCCAAGCTGTACAG CCTTGACTCAGACCAGAAGGACCAGCTCATCGAAGTGATTGAGAAGCTGCTGGCAGACAAGACCACG CTGGTGGCTGGCAGCGTGGTGATGGCGTTTGAGGAGGTATGCCCAGAGCGCATAGACCTCATCCACAAGAACTACCGCAAGCTCTGCAACCTGCTCATCGATGTGGAGGAGTGGGGGCAGGTGGTCATCATCAACATGCTGACCCGCTACGCCCGCACCCAGTTCCTCAGCCCCAACCAGAAC GAGTCCTTGCTGGAGGAGAACACGGAGAAGGCTTTCTATGgctctgaggaggaggatgctaAGGATGCCAAGGCAGAGGCAGCCTCGTTGGCCAAGCGCAAGCCCTACGTCATGGACCCTGACCACCGCCTGCTCCTGCGCAACACCAagcccctgctgcagagccGCAACGCTGCG GTGGTGATGGCCGTGGCACAGCTCTACTTCCACCTGGCACCCAAGGCAGAGGTTGGAGTCATTGCCAAGGCGCTGGTACGGCTCCTGCGGAGTCACAG TGAGGTGCAGTATGTTGTGCTGCAGAATGTGGCCACCATGTCCATCAAGCGGCGG GGGATGTTTGAGCCCTATCTGAAAAGTTTCTACATCCGCTCCACGGACCCCACACAGATCAAGATCCTCAAG CTGGAGGTCCTCACCAACCTGGCCAATGAGACCAACATCTCCACCATCCTGCGAGAGTTCCAG ACCTACATCCGCAGCATGGACAAGGACTTTGTGGCAGCCACCATCCAAGCCATCGGGCGCTGTGCCACCAACATAGGGAAGGTGCGGGACACCTGCCTCAATGGCCTGGTCCAGCTCCTCTCCAACAGGGATG AACTGGTGGTGGCTGAATCCGTGGTGGTCAtcaaaaagctgctgcagatgcaGCCGGCCCAGCACAGTGAGATCATCAAGCACATGGCCAAGCTCACTGACAACATCCAG GTGCCAATGGCGCGGGCCAGCATCTTGTGGCTCATCGGCGAGTACTGCGAGCACGTGCCCAAGATCGCGCCTGACGTGCTGCGCAAGATGGCCAAGTCCTTCACCAACGAGGAGGACATCGTCAAGCTGCAGGTCATTAATCTGGCGGCTAAGCTATACCTGACCAACTCCAAGCAG AGCAAGCTGCTGACCCAGTACGTCCTCAACTTGGCCAAGTACGACCAGAATTACGACATCCGCGACCGGGCTCGCTTCATCCGCCAGCTCATCGTGCCCACCGAGAAGAGCGGGGCTCTCAATAAGTACGCCAAGAAACTCTTCCTGGCCCAAAAACCTGCTCCCATCTTGGAGTCTTCCTTCAAAG ATCGGGACCATTTCCAACTGGGCTCCCTGTCCCATCTGCTCAACGCCAAGGCTGTGGGCTACCAGGAGCTGCCCGACTGGCCAGATGAGGCCCCTGACCCTTCTGTGAGGAATGTGGAG GTTCCTGAGTGGACCAAGTGCAccagcagggagaagaggaaggagaaggtggagaaGCCTTTCTACTCTGACTCAGAGGGCGAGTCAGGGCCCACAGAGTCGGCAGACAGTG AGCCCGAGTCCGGCAGCgaagagaacagcagcagcagcagcagctctggcagctccagctctggcactgaggaggaggaagacgaGGAGGAAGACAGCGGGGAGCAGTCAGaggacaaggaggaggaggaggaggagaagaggccaaagaggaaggacaaggaaggTTCCCATAAGGCTGTCTTGGGGAGTGCAGGCAG CCCCAgcgaggaagaggaggaggaggaaggggcaAAGAAGGCCAAGAAGAAGGCCCCGCCGGGGAGGAAGGGCCATGCTGAAACCTCATCAGAGGAGGCCAGCACCTctgagagcagctcctctggctccGACTCGGGCTCTGAGGCAGAAGCCAAGCAGAAGAAGGTG ccccccagaaGCAAGGCCAGCACCAAGGAGATCTCCCTGCTTGACCTGGATGACT tcactccccctcctccccagcccatcccctccagcagcatcaTCTCTACCAGCCTGGTGACCGACCTGGAGGGCCTCACTCTCACCGACACCTCCCTGACACCCACC ATGCTGAGCCCGGCGTTCAGTGCAGTGAAGACCTACGAGCTGCTGCACCGCATGGCAGGCGAGGGGCTTGCGGTTGAGTACTGCTTCAGCCGCCGGCCCTTCCCGGGTGACCCGCACATGGTGGCCGTCCAGATCCAGATCTCCAACAACACTGACACCGAGGTGAAGAACCTGCGAGTCAGCGAACCCAAGCCCCTATCCGGCATGCGGATACAGGAGTTCCCTGAGATCG TCCTGTGGTTCCAGAGTGCCTGGcgccaggggacacagccagcgTGGTGA
- the AP3B2 gene encoding AP-3 complex subunit beta-2 isoform X3, which translates to MAASPAYGEEKGGSSSLGEPEYGHDPASGGIFSSDYKRHDDLKEMLDSNKDSLKLEAMKRIVAMIARGKNASDLFPAVVKNVACKNIEVKKLVYVYLVRYAEEQQDLALLSISTFQRGLKDPNQLIRASALRVLSSIRVPIIVPIMMLAIKEAASDMSPYVRKTAAHAIPKLYSLDSDQKDQLIEVIEKLLADKTTLVAGSVVMAFEEVCPERIDLIHKNYRKLCNLLIDVEEWGQVVIINMLTRYARTQFLSPNQNESLLEENTEKAFYGSEEEDAKDAKAEAASLAKRKPYVMDPDHRLLLRNTKPLLQSRNAAVVMAVAQLYFHLAPKAEVGVIAKALVRLLRSHSEVQYVVLQNVATMSIKRRGMFEPYLKSFYIRSTDPTQIKILKLEVLTNLANETNISTILREFQTYIRSMDKDFVAATIQAIGRCATNIGKVRDTCLNGLVQLLSNRDELVVAESVVVIKKLLQMQPAQHSEIIKHMAKLTDNIQVPMARASILWLIGEYCEHVPKIAPDVLRKMAKSFTNEEDIVKLQVINLAAKLYLTNSKQSKLLTQYVLNLAKYDQNYDIRDRARFIRQLIVPTEKSGALNKYAKKLFLAQKPAPILESSFKDRDHFQLGSLSHLLNAKAVGYQELPDWPDEAPDPSVRNVEVPEWTKCTSREKRKEKVEKPFYSDSEGESGPTESADSEPESGSEENSSSSSSSGSSSSGTEEEEDEEEDSGEQSEDKEEEEEEKRPKRKDKEGSHKAVLGSAGSPSEEEEEEEGAKKAKKKAPPGRKGHAETSSEEASTSESSSSGSDSGSEAEAKQKKVPPRSKASTKEISLLDLDDFTPPPPQPIPSSSIISTSLVTDLEGLTLTDTSLTPTMLSPAFSAVKTYELLHRMAGEGLAVEYCFSRRPFPGDPHMVAVQIQISNNTDTEVKNLRVSEPKPLSGMRIQEFPEIVAVLWFQSAWRQGTQPAW; encoded by the exons ATGGCCGCCAGCCCGGCCTACGGCGAGGAGAAGGGcggctcctccagcctgggcGAGCCCGAGTACGGCCACGACCCCGCCAGCGGCGGCATCTTCTCCTCCGACTACAAGAG GCATGATGACCTCAAGGAGATGCTCGACAGCAACAAGGATTCACTCAAGCTGGAGGCCATGAAGAGGATTGTGGCG ATGATTGCCCGTGGTAAAAATGCCTCCGATCTCTTCCCAGCTGTGGTGAAAAATGTTGCCTGCAAGAACATTGAG GTGAAGAAGCTGGTGTACGTCTACCTGGTGCGCtatgcagaggagcagcaggatctgGCCCTGCTCTCCATCTCCACCTTCCAGCGAGGACTCAAG GACCCCAACCAGCTGATCCGTGCCAGCGCCCTGCGGGTCCTGTCCAGCATCCGCGTGCCCATAATCGTGCCCATCATGATGTTGGCCATCAAGGAGGCCGCCTCAGACATGTCCCCGTACGTGCGCAAGACAGCCGCCCATGCCATCCCCAAGCTGTACAG CCTTGACTCAGACCAGAAGGACCAGCTCATCGAAGTGATTGAGAAGCTGCTGGCAGACAAGACCACG CTGGTGGCTGGCAGCGTGGTGATGGCGTTTGAGGAGGTATGCCCAGAGCGCATAGACCTCATCCACAAGAACTACCGCAAGCTCTGCAACCTGCTCATCGATGTGGAGGAGTGGGGGCAGGTGGTCATCATCAACATGCTGACCCGCTACGCCCGCACCCAGTTCCTCAGCCCCAACCAGAAC GAGTCCTTGCTGGAGGAGAACACGGAGAAGGCTTTCTATGgctctgaggaggaggatgctaAGGATGCCAAGGCAGAGGCAGCCTCGTTGGCCAAGCGCAAGCCCTACGTCATGGACCCTGACCACCGCCTGCTCCTGCGCAACACCAagcccctgctgcagagccGCAACGCTGCG GTGGTGATGGCCGTGGCACAGCTCTACTTCCACCTGGCACCCAAGGCAGAGGTTGGAGTCATTGCCAAGGCGCTGGTACGGCTCCTGCGGAGTCACAG TGAGGTGCAGTATGTTGTGCTGCAGAATGTGGCCACCATGTCCATCAAGCGGCGG GGGATGTTTGAGCCCTATCTGAAAAGTTTCTACATCCGCTCCACGGACCCCACACAGATCAAGATCCTCAAG CTGGAGGTCCTCACCAACCTGGCCAATGAGACCAACATCTCCACCATCCTGCGAGAGTTCCAG ACCTACATCCGCAGCATGGACAAGGACTTTGTGGCAGCCACCATCCAAGCCATCGGGCGCTGTGCCACCAACATAGGGAAGGTGCGGGACACCTGCCTCAATGGCCTGGTCCAGCTCCTCTCCAACAGGGATG AACTGGTGGTGGCTGAATCCGTGGTGGTCAtcaaaaagctgctgcagatgcaGCCGGCCCAGCACAGTGAGATCATCAAGCACATGGCCAAGCTCACTGACAACATCCAG GTGCCAATGGCGCGGGCCAGCATCTTGTGGCTCATCGGCGAGTACTGCGAGCACGTGCCCAAGATCGCGCCTGACGTGCTGCGCAAGATGGCCAAGTCCTTCACCAACGAGGAGGACATCGTCAAGCTGCAGGTCATTAATCTGGCGGCTAAGCTATACCTGACCAACTCCAAGCAG AGCAAGCTGCTGACCCAGTACGTCCTCAACTTGGCCAAGTACGACCAGAATTACGACATCCGCGACCGGGCTCGCTTCATCCGCCAGCTCATCGTGCCCACCGAGAAGAGCGGGGCTCTCAATAAGTACGCCAAGAAACTCTTCCTGGCCCAAAAACCTGCTCCCATCTTGGAGTCTTCCTTCAAAG ATCGGGACCATTTCCAACTGGGCTCCCTGTCCCATCTGCTCAACGCCAAGGCTGTGGGCTACCAGGAGCTGCCCGACTGGCCAGATGAGGCCCCTGACCCTTCTGTGAGGAATGTGGAG GTTCCTGAGTGGACCAAGTGCAccagcagggagaagaggaaggagaaggtggagaaGCCTTTCTACTCTGACTCAGAGGGCGAGTCAGGGCCCACAGAGTCGGCAGACAGTG AGCCCGAGTCCGGCAGCgaagagaacagcagcagcagcagcagctctggcagctccagctctggcactgaggaggaggaagacgaGGAGGAAGACAGCGGGGAGCAGTCAGaggacaaggaggaggaggaggaggagaagaggccaaagaggaaggacaaggaaggTTCCCATAAGGCTGTCTTGGGGAGTGCAGGCAG CCCCAgcgaggaagaggaggaggaggaaggggcaAAGAAGGCCAAGAAGAAGGCCCCGCCGGGGAGGAAGGGCCATGCTGAAACCTCATCAGAGGAGGCCAGCACCTctgagagcagctcctctggctccGACTCGGGCTCTGAGGCAGAAGCCAAGCAGAAGAAGGTG ccccccagaaGCAAGGCCAGCACCAAGGAGATCTCCCTGCTTGACCTGGATGACT tcactccccctcctccccagcccatcccctccagcagcatcaTCTCTACCAGCCTGGTGACCGACCTGGAGGGCCTCACTCTCACCGACACCTCCCTGACACCCACC ATGCTGAGCCCGGCGTTCAGTGCAGTGAAGACCTACGAGCTGCTGCACCGCATGGCAGGCGAGGGGCTTGCGGTTGAGTACTGCTTCAGCCGCCGGCCCTTCCCGGGTGACCCGCACATGGTGGCCGTCCAGATCCAGATCTCCAACAACACTGACACCGAGGTGAAGAACCTGCGAGTCAGCGAACCCAAGCCCCTATCCGGCATGCGGATACAGGAGTTCCCTGAGATCG TGGCAGTCCTGTGGTTCCAGAGTGCCTGGcgccaggggacacagccagcgTGGTGA
- the AP3B2 gene encoding AP-3 complex subunit beta-2 isoform X1, with product MAASPAYGEEKGGSSSLGEPEYGHDPASGGIFSSDYKRHDDLKEMLDSNKDSLKLEAMKRIVAMIARGKNASDLFPAVVKNVACKNIEVKKLVYVYLVRYAEEQQDLALLSISTFQRGLKDPNQLIRASALRVLSSIRVPIIVPIMMLAIKEAASDMSPYVRKTAAHAIPKLYSLDSDQKDQLIEVIEKLLADKTTLVAGSVVMAFEEVCPERIDLIHKNYRKLCNLLIDVEEWGQVVIINMLTRYARTQFLSPNQNESLLEENTEKAFYGSEEEDAKDAKAEAASLAKRKPYVMDPDHRLLLRNTKPLLQSRNAAVVMAVAQLYFHLAPKAEVGVIAKALVRLLRSHSEVQYVVLQNVATMSIKRRGMFEPYLKSFYIRSTDPTQIKILKLEVLTNLANETNISTILREFQTYIRSMDKDFVAATIQAIGRCATNIGKVRDTCLNGLVQLLSNRDELVVAESVVVIKKLLQMQPAQHSEIIKHMAKLTDNIQVPMARASILWLIGEYCEHVPKIAPDVLRKMAKSFTNEEDIVKLQVINLAAKLYLTNSKQSKLLTQYVLNLAKYDQNYDIRDRARFIRQLIVPTEKSGALNKYAKKLFLAQKPAPILESSFKDRDHFQLGSLSHLLNAKAVGYQELPDWPDEAPDPSVRNVEVPEWTKCTSREKRKEKVEKPFYSDSEGESGPTESADSEPESGSEENSSSSSSSGSSSSGTEEEEDEEEDSGEQSEDKEEEEEEKRPKRKDKEGSHKAVLGSAGSPSEEEEEEEGAKKAKKKAPPGRKGHAETSSEEASTSESSSSGSDSGSEAEAKQKKVPPRSKASTKEISLLDLDDFTPPPPQPIPSSSIISTSLVTDLEGLTLTDTSLTPTMLSPAFSAVKTYELLHRMAGEGLAVEYCFSRRPFPGDPHMVAVQIQISNNTDTEVKNLRVSEPKPLSGMRIQEFPEIECLAPGDTASVVMGIDFCDSTQAANFQLCTHTRQFYVSIQPPVGELMAPVFMSENEFKKEQGKLMGMSEITEKLTLPEKCRSDHTIVQQVTSAANVGRVPCGASNEYRFAAKTVTSGSLVLITLERREGSTAQLTINSEKMVIGTMLVKDIIQALAQ from the exons ATGGCCGCCAGCCCGGCCTACGGCGAGGAGAAGGGcggctcctccagcctgggcGAGCCCGAGTACGGCCACGACCCCGCCAGCGGCGGCATCTTCTCCTCCGACTACAAGAG GCATGATGACCTCAAGGAGATGCTCGACAGCAACAAGGATTCACTCAAGCTGGAGGCCATGAAGAGGATTGTGGCG ATGATTGCCCGTGGTAAAAATGCCTCCGATCTCTTCCCAGCTGTGGTGAAAAATGTTGCCTGCAAGAACATTGAG GTGAAGAAGCTGGTGTACGTCTACCTGGTGCGCtatgcagaggagcagcaggatctgGCCCTGCTCTCCATCTCCACCTTCCAGCGAGGACTCAAG GACCCCAACCAGCTGATCCGTGCCAGCGCCCTGCGGGTCCTGTCCAGCATCCGCGTGCCCATAATCGTGCCCATCATGATGTTGGCCATCAAGGAGGCCGCCTCAGACATGTCCCCGTACGTGCGCAAGACAGCCGCCCATGCCATCCCCAAGCTGTACAG CCTTGACTCAGACCAGAAGGACCAGCTCATCGAAGTGATTGAGAAGCTGCTGGCAGACAAGACCACG CTGGTGGCTGGCAGCGTGGTGATGGCGTTTGAGGAGGTATGCCCAGAGCGCATAGACCTCATCCACAAGAACTACCGCAAGCTCTGCAACCTGCTCATCGATGTGGAGGAGTGGGGGCAGGTGGTCATCATCAACATGCTGACCCGCTACGCCCGCACCCAGTTCCTCAGCCCCAACCAGAAC GAGTCCTTGCTGGAGGAGAACACGGAGAAGGCTTTCTATGgctctgaggaggaggatgctaAGGATGCCAAGGCAGAGGCAGCCTCGTTGGCCAAGCGCAAGCCCTACGTCATGGACCCTGACCACCGCCTGCTCCTGCGCAACACCAagcccctgctgcagagccGCAACGCTGCG GTGGTGATGGCCGTGGCACAGCTCTACTTCCACCTGGCACCCAAGGCAGAGGTTGGAGTCATTGCCAAGGCGCTGGTACGGCTCCTGCGGAGTCACAG TGAGGTGCAGTATGTTGTGCTGCAGAATGTGGCCACCATGTCCATCAAGCGGCGG GGGATGTTTGAGCCCTATCTGAAAAGTTTCTACATCCGCTCCACGGACCCCACACAGATCAAGATCCTCAAG CTGGAGGTCCTCACCAACCTGGCCAATGAGACCAACATCTCCACCATCCTGCGAGAGTTCCAG ACCTACATCCGCAGCATGGACAAGGACTTTGTGGCAGCCACCATCCAAGCCATCGGGCGCTGTGCCACCAACATAGGGAAGGTGCGGGACACCTGCCTCAATGGCCTGGTCCAGCTCCTCTCCAACAGGGATG AACTGGTGGTGGCTGAATCCGTGGTGGTCAtcaaaaagctgctgcagatgcaGCCGGCCCAGCACAGTGAGATCATCAAGCACATGGCCAAGCTCACTGACAACATCCAG GTGCCAATGGCGCGGGCCAGCATCTTGTGGCTCATCGGCGAGTACTGCGAGCACGTGCCCAAGATCGCGCCTGACGTGCTGCGCAAGATGGCCAAGTCCTTCACCAACGAGGAGGACATCGTCAAGCTGCAGGTCATTAATCTGGCGGCTAAGCTATACCTGACCAACTCCAAGCAG AGCAAGCTGCTGACCCAGTACGTCCTCAACTTGGCCAAGTACGACCAGAATTACGACATCCGCGACCGGGCTCGCTTCATCCGCCAGCTCATCGTGCCCACCGAGAAGAGCGGGGCTCTCAATAAGTACGCCAAGAAACTCTTCCTGGCCCAAAAACCTGCTCCCATCTTGGAGTCTTCCTTCAAAG ATCGGGACCATTTCCAACTGGGCTCCCTGTCCCATCTGCTCAACGCCAAGGCTGTGGGCTACCAGGAGCTGCCCGACTGGCCAGATGAGGCCCCTGACCCTTCTGTGAGGAATGTGGAG GTTCCTGAGTGGACCAAGTGCAccagcagggagaagaggaaggagaaggtggagaaGCCTTTCTACTCTGACTCAGAGGGCGAGTCAGGGCCCACAGAGTCGGCAGACAGTG AGCCCGAGTCCGGCAGCgaagagaacagcagcagcagcagcagctctggcagctccagctctggcactgaggaggaggaagacgaGGAGGAAGACAGCGGGGAGCAGTCAGaggacaaggaggaggaggaggaggagaagaggccaaagaggaaggacaaggaaggTTCCCATAAGGCTGTCTTGGGGAGTGCAGGCAG CCCCAgcgaggaagaggaggaggaggaaggggcaAAGAAGGCCAAGAAGAAGGCCCCGCCGGGGAGGAAGGGCCATGCTGAAACCTCATCAGAGGAGGCCAGCACCTctgagagcagctcctctggctccGACTCGGGCTCTGAGGCAGAAGCCAAGCAGAAGAAGGTG ccccccagaaGCAAGGCCAGCACCAAGGAGATCTCCCTGCTTGACCTGGATGACT tcactccccctcctccccagcccatcccctccagcagcatcaTCTCTACCAGCCTGGTGACCGACCTGGAGGGCCTCACTCTCACCGACACCTCCCTGACACCCACC ATGCTGAGCCCGGCGTTCAGTGCAGTGAAGACCTACGAGCTGCTGCACCGCATGGCAGGCGAGGGGCTTGCGGTTGAGTACTGCTTCAGCCGCCGGCCCTTCCCGGGTGACCCGCACATGGTGGCCGTCCAGATCCAGATCTCCAACAACACTGACACCGAGGTGAAGAACCTGCGAGTCAGCGAACCCAAGCCCCTATCCGGCATGCGGATACAGGAGTTCCCTGAGATCG AGTGCCTGGcgccaggggacacagccagcgTGGTGATGGGCATCGACTTCTGTGACTCCACCCAGGCAGCAAACTTCCAGCTGTG CACCCACACACGCCAGTTCTACGTCTCCATCCAGCCACCTGTGGGGGAGCTCATGGCCCCTGTCTTCATGAGCGAGAACGAGTTCAAGAAGGAGCAGG GGAAGCTGATGGGCATGAGCGAGATCACAGAGAAGCTGACGCTGCCGGAGAAATGCCGAAGTGACCACACTATTGTCCAGCAAGTGACGTCAGCTGCCAATGTGGGCCGCGTGCCCTGCGGTGCCAGCAATGAGTACAG GTTCGCGGCAAAGACGGTGACAAGCGGGAGCCTGGTGCTCATCACGCTGGAGCGGCGCGAGGgctccacagcccagctgaCCATCAACAGCGAGAAGATGGTCATCGGCACCATGCTGGTCAAGGACATCAtccaggccctggcacagtga